Below is a genomic region from Fusobacterium nucleatum.
TATTCCTCTAAATGTATAATCTGTTACTCCTGCAATAGGAGCTATATAAATTTTTTTCATATTTTTTCTCCAATCTCAAATATTTTTAAATTTTAACATATTATTTTATATTAGAAAAGTGTATAATATATTATAAAGATAAAAATTTAATTAAAGGTGAGTTTTATGAAAAATAAATTATTTAATATTATTATAGTTACTTTTTTATTAAATAGTATCAATACTTTTTCTTTAGATAGTAATATTAAGGAGATTGAGCCTATTGAATCAATTCATTCTGATGAAAATGCTTCTGCCTTTGTGGATGATAATTCAAAAGTTATTTCTGAAAGTTCTTTTGAAGAAAATTATAAATCTAAAACTTCTAATATAATAAGTACAAATAAAGATTTAAAAATTAATAAAAAGGAAGAAAATAATGGAGAAGATAAATTTGAAGAAATAACTGATAGGACAAATAGAATAACAGCTTTAGGTTCTGCTATGGGAGCAGTTGATTTGAGTAAAACTCCTCCTAATAAATTTAGAGTTGGAGCTGGTGTTGGACATTCAGCTAAGAATCAAGCAGTTGCTGTGGGAATTGGTTATGCTCCAACAGAAAGATTAAGACTTAACACAAAAATATCTACTACCACGAATTCTACTAAATCTAATAGATCAAATGGTATTTCAATAGGGGCTTCTTATGATTTAGATTGGTAAATAAAAAAGTGTACTGCACCCAAAATCTTGGACACAAGATTGGAAATGCAATTTTTTCATGAGTAAATTAACAAGAGAAGATTATATATATTATTACAACAACAAAAGAATCAAGGAAAAATTAAAAGGATTAACTTCTGCTTCTTACAGAAGTAAATCCTTATTAGTAAGTTAAATTAAATTTGTCCAACTTTTTGGGGTCAGTAGTTTTATTTTTACTATTTAATTAATTTTGAGCTGGTAAATCATTTACTTGTCTTTGACTACCATGAAGTGCCATATAGAAATCAGTAGAGTTTTCAATTTCCCATTTTCCATCAATTTTTGCCATTTGAATTTTAACATTTGATTCAGAATATTCTAAATCTTTTTCATTCTTTAATAATTCAGTGAAATATTCAACAGCTATTTTATTAAGTTCTTCTTCTGTTGGTTCAGCACTTGCAGTAGCTTTTAAATGGGCAGATAACTCATCCATGTATTTTCCTAAATTTACCGCTTTTATAGTTACATCTAATTCGGCATTATCACCATTTTCTTCAACTTTATTAACCTTGTATGTTACTTTATTAAAGATTTTTGCCATTAATTTTGAACTTTCTAAACCTTCTTCTACATTTTTAGCAACTTGCTCTTTAACTTCTTTAACTTTTTCATCAAAGGCTTTCTCTGAATCTTTTTTTCCACAAGCCACTAACATTAAAAACATACAAGCCAATATTAGATAACGAAATATTTTTTTCATATTATTTAATCCTCCTTATTATATTATAAACCTATTAAATTTCCTGCTCCACCTAAAGTTGCAGATACTAAATCATTAGGGTTTGTTATTACCCAACCCTCTTCAGATTTTTGCATTTGTACATTTACTTCTGTTTCAACATATTCTATATTCTTATCATTTAATAGATTTGTAAAATAATCAACAGAGAATTTATTAAATTCTTCTTGTTTATCAGCTGATACATTTACTCCATATTTTTCTGTTACAGCTGCTACATATTCATTTATATATTTACCTAAATTTACTGCTTTTATAGTTACATTTAATTCTGAATTATTGCCTTTTTCTTCAACTTTATTGACTGTGTATGTAGCTTTGCTAATTATTTCTGCCATTTTCTTTGAACCTTCATCAGCACCTTCCATTTGTTTAGTTAGTACAGAATTGAATTCTTTAAACCTTTCTTCAAATGCCTTTTGTGAATCTGGTTTTCCACAAGCCACTAACATTAATACTGCAAAACTTAAAACTAGATAACGAAAAATTTTTTTCATTTATTTCTCCTCCTTAAAATTTAACTATGTTTATATATTAACATATCTTTAAGAAATTTTAAAGTAATTATTGTAGACTAATTAAGAGGACTTCTTACAAATTCTTTTAAGCCTCCAAATATTCCAACTAAAATATCATCTGTATTTATTACTTTCCATTCTTCATCAATTTTTTCCATATGAACTTTTACATTTGTTTCAGTATAGTCTAAGTCTTTTTTTGATAAATCAGAAAAATAATTAACAGTTGCTTTAGTGAAAGCTTCTTCACCCATATTAGATTCTACTAATGGTTTTAAAGATATCATAAATTCAGTTAAATACTTTGTTAAATTTACTGCTTTTATAGTTACATCAAGTTCAGATACATTTCCATTTTCTTCAACCTTATTTACTGTATATGTAGATTTTTCTAAAATCTTTGCCATCATTTTTGTAACTTCATTCTCATCTTCATTCATTTTTTTATTTATATCAGCCATAGTTTCCTTAAAACCTTTTTCAAATGCTTTCTGTGAATCTGGTTTTCCACAAGCCACTAACATCATTAATGCAAAACTTAATATTATATAACGAAAAATTTTCTTCATAAAATAATTCCTCCTTAAAAAAATTTATCATATACTATCATAAAATAAAATTAAAGTAAAATATTATTTATTTTTAAACCACTATTTTTTTCAAACTTTTCAACAGACATTTCCTGTGAAAATTCTCCCAAACCTAAAATTTTAGAAAGTTTTAAATAGGAGTTAGTAAGATGAATAGGATTTAAAAATAACTCATTTCCTTTTTTCTCCATAAAAATCATAGGATTTGAAATTGCTTTATTTGCATAAATCATAGGAACAAAAGCCTTGCCATCTGAACCTAATAAATATTGAAAATATCTAATAATACAAAGACAAATATAGCAAAGTGTAAAATGTCCATGAAGATGTTTTTCAGAAAACTCTACATCAGTTATTTTAAATTTATCCTCTATATTCCATATATGTTGGAAAATATTAGGTATTTCTTGGGCTTCTACAAGTTCCTCATCAGTCATTAAACAGATATATCCATTTCTACCATTTTTTTCCATATAATCTCTAAAAGCTCTTTTTTTAGTCCAGTAAACATAAAGTTTTAAATTATCATCAATATTTATAATCTTATTTTTTTCAAACACTTCACCTGTTTTTATATCTTTTTCTATAACTTTCCACTTTGTTTCTTTTAAAATTTCTCTTTGTATTTCAAAATCTAAGTTCTTAAATAGAATAGGACTTATAAAATTCTTACTTTTTATTTTATTTTCTTGTATTGAAACTAAAATAAGTTTAGATATTTTTAATGATTTTTTTATTTCTTTTAATTTTTTTTCTGAAAATTTTTCTTTCATAAATAATTGATAAGAAATAGGTATTCCATAAGAATCAAAAAATAGAGTCACATCAAAATTTAAATTTTCTTCTACTTCTTGAAAATCTGAAAAAGGTAAACCATATAAAACTTTCCAATATGAGTTGTATTTATAACTACTTGTATAATAATATGCTATTTTTTTTTCTCTTTTAACTTTCTTTGCAAAAAATTTATTAAAACATTCTATTAAGTCTTTTTCCTTTTTTTCAAGTTCCAATAAAATTTTAGAAAAATCTGAATGAGAAACTGATTCCAAATTAAGAAATGGAGTTTTTCTATTTTCTAAATAAGTAGAATAAGAACTTCCCAACCTATAAACTACAAGAGAAAATAGAGTTTTAGAAAGTGTTTCTCCTAATATTTTTGATAAACCTATTTCACTCCAAAAAGAATGCACTAAGCTATGTCCAAAACGAAAAAGTGTATTTTTAGAAATATTTTTTTTCTTTTCCTCTGTTAATCTTTTGGCTTTCTCTTTTAATTCAAAAATAATATTTGGATTTTTTTCTAAAAGTGCTTGGTAATTTCCTATTGTTTTTATTACTACTGTCTTTTTTTTATTTGTTTTTGCTATTCTATGTTGTTCACAGAATTGAACTACCTTAGACTTCCCTTTCCCCGTAATTGCTACATACATTTTTATCACCTTTATTATTATAACATATTTTTTAAATAATAGGACATAAAAGGACAAATTTAAAAGAATTTGCAATTTTTTATAAAAATTGTTAACCTAAACAAGTAATGAAAATTATCTTTTGAGGAGGTTAAAATGGACAAAGATGGTAAAAAATATAATATTTCTAAACAAATCAATAAAGAGGTTTTAATAACCATTGTTCTTTATCTAATTTATTTTATTTGGTGGTACTATTTTGCTTATGAATATTCTTCTGATAATGTTGAAGAATACAAATATATCTTAGGCTTACCCGAATGGTTCTTTTACTCTTGCGTCCTTGGATTAGTTCTTATAAATATCTTAGTTTATATCTGTGTAAAATTTTTCTTCAAAGATATTGATTTTGACAAATACAATGAAGTAAACAAATCAAACCAAAAATAAGGAGTTAATTAAATGAATAAAACTTTAATTATAATACCAATATTAATTTATTTAATAGCTATGTTACTTATTGCTTATAGAGTTAATAAAATTAAAAATAGTTCTAAAAGCTTTACAAATGAATATTATCTTGGTAGCAGATCTATGGGTGGTTTTGTACTTGCAATGACAATAGTTGCAACTTATGTTGGGGCTAGTTCATTTATAGGAGGACCTGGTATTGCATATAATCTTGGACTTGGTTGGGTACTACTTGCTTGTATTCAAGTACCAACTGCATTCTTTACCTTAGGTATTCTTGGAAAAAAACTTTCTATTATTTCAAGAAAATTAAATGCTATAACAATTTTTGATGTATTAAAGGCTAGATATAACAATGGTTTTTTAAATGTTTTAGCTTCTATAATGTTAATAGTTTTCTTTATAAGTGCTATTGTTGCACAATTTATAGGTGGTGCTAGATTATTTGAGGCCGTTACTGGACTTTCATACTTAACAGGGCTTATAATTTTCTCATCTGTTGTTATAATCTATACTACTTTTGGTGGATTTAGAGCAGTTACCTTGACAGATGCTATTCAAGCTGTGGTAATGTTTGCTGCAACTATTGTACTTTTTGTAGTAATATTAAAACATGGTAATGGTATGGAAAATATTATGATGAAAATCAAAGATATTGATCCTAATCTTTTAAGACCAGATTCAGGTGGAAATATTGCTAAACCATTTATAATGTCTTTCTGGATTTTAGTTGGTATAGGAATCTTAGGACTTCCTGCAACTACTATAAGATGTATGGCATTTAAAGATACTAAAGCTATGCACAATGCCATGATAATTGGTACATCTCTTGTTGGAGTTTTAGTTCTAGGTATGCATTTAGTTGGAGTTATGGGAAGAGCTGTTATTCCTGATTTACAAGAAGTTGATAAAATTATACCAATACTTGCACTTAAAAATCTATATCCAATACTTGCAGGAGTTTTCATTGGTGGTCCTCTTGCAGCTGTAATGTCAACAGTTGATTCACTATTAATAATATCATCTTCAACTTTAATAAAAGATTTATATGTCACTTACCTAAATAAAAATGCTAGTGAAGGTAAAATTAAAAAAATATCAATGTGGACTTCATTTTTAATAGGAGTTTTAGTATTTATTCTTTCTGTAAAACCAATAAGTTTAATTGCTTGGGTAAATTTATTTGCCTTAGGAGGTCAAGAAATTGTATTCTTCTGTCCATTGATTTTAGGACTTTATTGGAAAGGAGCTAATGCAACAGGTGCTATTGCCTCGATATTTTCTGGAATTGCTGCATATTTAACTCTTGAAATATTAAAAACTAAAATTTTTGCTTTACACAATATAGTTCCAGGACTTGTTGTGGCTATTATAGTTTTTATAATAGCTTCATACTTTGGAAAAAAATCTGATGAAAAAACTATAAAAATATTTTTTGAATATTAAAAATATTTTTTAATTGAAATGAGGATAGAACAAACAATTGAACTATCCTC
It encodes:
- a CDS encoding YadA C-terminal domain-containing protein: MKNKLFNIIIVTFLLNSINTFSLDSNIKEIEPIESIHSDENASAFVDDNSKVISESSFEENYKSKTSNIISTNKDLKINKKEENNGEDKFEEITDRTNRITALGSAMGAVDLSKTPPNKFRVGAGVGHSAKNQAVAVGIGYAPTERLRLNTKISTTTNSTKSNRSNGISIGASYDLDW
- a CDS encoding DUF5105 domain-containing protein, translated to MKKIFRYLILACMFLMLVACGKKDSEKAFDEKVKEVKEQVAKNVEEGLESSKLMAKIFNKVTYKVNKVEENGDNAELDVTIKAVNLGKYMDELSAHLKATASAEPTEEELNKIAVEYFTELLKNEKDLEYSESNVKIQMAKIDGKWEIENSTDFYMALHGSQRQVNDLPAQN
- a CDS encoding DUF5105 domain-containing protein — its product is MKKIFRYLVLSFAVLMLVACGKPDSQKAFEERFKEFNSVLTKQMEGADEGSKKMAEIISKATYTVNKVEEKGNNSELNVTIKAVNLGKYINEYVAAVTEKYGVNVSADKQEEFNKFSVDYFTNLLNDKNIEYVETEVNVQMQKSEEGWVITNPNDLVSATLGGAGNLIGL
- a CDS encoding DUF5105 domain-containing protein, which gives rise to MKKIFRYIILSFALMMLVACGKPDSQKAFEKGFKETMADINKKMNEDENEVTKMMAKILEKSTYTVNKVEENGNVSELDVTIKAVNLTKYLTEFMISLKPLVESNMGEEAFTKATVNYFSDLSKKDLDYTETNVKVHMEKIDEEWKVINTDDILVGIFGGLKEFVRSPLN
- a CDS encoding YhdT family protein, with product MDKDGKKYNISKQINKEVLITIVLYLIYFIWWYYFAYEYSSDNVEEYKYILGLPEWFFYSCVLGLVLINILVYICVKFFFKDIDFDKYNEVNKSNQK
- the panF gene encoding sodium/pantothenate symporter — encoded protein: MNKTLIIIPILIYLIAMLLIAYRVNKIKNSSKSFTNEYYLGSRSMGGFVLAMTIVATYVGASSFIGGPGIAYNLGLGWVLLACIQVPTAFFTLGILGKKLSIISRKLNAITIFDVLKARYNNGFLNVLASIMLIVFFISAIVAQFIGGARLFEAVTGLSYLTGLIIFSSVVIIYTTFGGFRAVTLTDAIQAVVMFAATIVLFVVILKHGNGMENIMMKIKDIDPNLLRPDSGGNIAKPFIMSFWILVGIGILGLPATTIRCMAFKDTKAMHNAMIIGTSLVGVLVLGMHLVGVMGRAVIPDLQEVDKIIPILALKNLYPILAGVFIGGPLAAVMSTVDSLLIISSSTLIKDLYVTYLNKNASEGKIKKISMWTSFLIGVLVFILSVKPISLIAWVNLFALGGQEIVFFCPLILGLYWKGANATGAIASIFSGIAAYLTLEILKTKIFALHNIVPGLVVAIIVFIIASYFGKKSDEKTIKIFFEY